The genomic stretch TCTGCTGCTCTTTTGCTACTTCTTCACAGATACACAGTTCCTTTGGCAGTCCGCAAGTCGGACATATCCCACCGTTCATTGCATGTACCTTTCAGCTCTCGTTATATATTATTTGGCATGTCATCCGTCAATCCGGCAGACATCGCACCCTAGCGAGAATATCTGGTCGGGTCTGCTCCGGTAGCGGTAGACGGTTGTGCCCTTGCACCCGAGATCATGGGCGAGAGAGAAGACACGGGCGATCTCGTCGACGGTTGCACTCTGTGGCAGGTTCACGGTCTTCGAGACGGCGTTGTCCACGTGCTTCTGGAACGCCGCCTGCATCCGGACGTGGTGCTCCGGTGCGATCTCGATGGCCGTCCTGAAGAGGTCGCGGGCATGCTCGTCGAGGGGGAGGCCGGCGACCGTGCCGTGGCGGCGGACGTGCTCTGCCACGTCCTTCCCTCCGGCGGTCCCGGGCAGGAACCCGGCGACGAGGTCGCTGACGACGCTGACCGGCCGGCCGTCGATCGTCCGGTCGTAGGCGAGCGAGAAGACCGGCTCGATGCCGCTCGTCGTGCTGGCGATGAGGTGGATCGAGCCCGTGGGGGCGATGGTGGTGACGGTGGCATTCCGCATCTCGCCTGAGAAGACCGAACCCTCGATCGCCGGAAACGACCCCATTTCCTTCGCGAGTTCCTCCGAGCGCTCCCGGGCTGTCTCCTGAATCCGTTCCATCAGGCTCCCGGCAAACCGGAGCGCCTCCTCCGACTCGTAGGGTATCCCGAGGCGTATGAGTGTCTCGGCAAACCCCATGACCCCGAGGCCGATCTTGCGGGTCGCGAGGGTCTTCTCCCGGATCTCGGGCAGGGGGAAGCGGTTCACATCGATGACCGCATCGAGGAAGTCGACGCCGCACCGGACGACCGTTGCAAGCAGGTCCCCGTCGAGGTCGTCCTTTCTAACACACCGGGCGAGGTTGACGCTTCCGAGGTTGCAGCTCTCGTAGGGGTAGAGCGGCTGCTCGCCGCAGGGGTTCGTCGCCTCGATGGAGCCGAGATGCGGGGTGGTGCTCCGGCGGTTGATCTCGTCGAGGAAGAGCACCCCCGGCTCGCCGGAGGCGCTGGCGGACGCGGCGATGAGATGCCAGAGCGATCGGGCGTCGATGCTCTTCCAGATCGTGCCGTCGCGGGGGTTCGTGAGGTCGTACTCCTTCCCTGTCGCAAGGCACGAAAAGAATTTCTCGTCGACGCCGACCGAGATGTTGAAGTTCGAGAGCCCTCCTTCCTGCTTTGCGGTGACGAACTCCTCGATGTCGGGGTGGGAGGCCGCGAGCACCCCCATGTTCGCCCCTCGGCGCCGGCCGCCCTGCCTGACCGCCCCGGTCGCGGCATCGAAGACCCGCATGAACGAGACCGGCCCGGTTGCGGCGCCCGTGACCCCGTTGACGGCGTCGCCCCGGGGCCGGAGACGCGAGAACGAGAACCCGGTCCCTCCCCCGGACTGGTGGATGAGCGCCATGTGACCGAGGGTCCCGAATATCCCTTCGAGCGTGTCCTCCATCGGAAGGACGAAGCAGGCCGAGAGCTGCCCGGCAGCGGTTCCCGCGTTCATCAGGGTCGGGGAGTTCGGGAGGAAGAGGAGGCCCGAGAGGAGCGAGAAGAACTCGCGGGACCGTGCCGTCCCGCCCACGGCGTCGGCGACCCGGGAGAAGAGGCCGCCCGGCGTCTCGCCCGGAAGGAGATAGCGGCTCTCCAGGAGGAGGCGGGCCTGCGGGGAGAACTCCATAGAATACCTGATGGAACCCCGCCCTTAATAACCCGTCGTGCCCAACTCTTCTGCCGGCAATGTCTCTCATCGTGCTCGGAACTGCATCCCACGTGGGCAAGAGCGTGACCGTTGCGGCGCTCTGCCGTGCGCTCCATCGCCGCGGAATCCCGGTTGCGCCGTTCAAATCCCAGAACATGAGCCTCAACTCCTACGTCACGGCCGACGGGAGCGAGATCGGGATCGCCCAGGCCGTCCAGGCCTTCGCGGCCGGGGTCGAACCGGAGGCCGATATGAACCCGGTTCTCCTCAAGCCCAGGGCGGATTCGGTCTCGCAGGTGGTGCTCCTCGGCCGGCCCTATAAGGATGTGCAGATCCGGGACTACTACAGGGAGACCGATACGCTTCTCACCGAGGCCGTTGCTGCGTTCGAACGTCTTCGGAGACGCTTCGGGAACGTGGTGGTGGAAGGTGCCGGGGGAGCTGCGGAGGTGAACCTCTACGACCGTGACATCGCAAATATCAGGCTCGCACGCTCGCTCCGCCTCCCCATCCTCCTGGTCGCCGATATCGAGCGGGGCGGGGTCTTCGCCCAGGTTTACGGGACGCTTGCCCTCCTCCCGGAGGATATCCGGCCGCTCGTCGCCGGGGTCATCGTCAACAAGTTCCGGGGAGATCCCGGGCTCTTCGCTTCCGGCGTCACAAAACTCGAGGAACTCACAGGTGTCCCGGTGCTCGGGGTGGTTCCTTTCGCCGATATCCCCCTCCCGAGCGAGGACTCACTCTCGATCGCCGATAAAAGAGAGCGATCGACCGCCCGCCCGGTCAGGATCGCCGTCCTCCGCCTCCCCCGGATCGCGAACTTCACCGACTTCGAGCTCCTCGAAGAGCACGCCACGGTGGATTACGTCCCGCCCGGCGCAACGCTCTCCGGCTACGACTGCATCATCCTCCCCGGGACCAAGAACACCGTCGAGGATCTCGCCGTGCTGAACCGCCACGGCGTGGGTGAAGAACTCCGGCTCGCCCGGAAGCGGGGCGTCCCGATCATCGGGATCTGCGGCGGCTACCAGATGCTCGGGAGCCGGATCGTTGACGCCGGCATCGAGTCGGAGAACCTCGCAGAGTACCCGGGATTCGGGCTCCTCGACGTCGTGACGGCGTTTTCCGGCTACCGCAAGACGACGGTGCAGGTTCGGCGCCGGGCGACCGGCCCCGGCCCCATCCTCACGGCGATGGAGGAGGTGGAGGGCTACGAGATTCACATGGGCGAGACGGAGCGGGGAGAACTGCCCGAAGCGTTCGCCGGCGAAGGGGCCGCAACCCCCGACGGCCTGGTCTTCGGAACCTACATGCACGGCCTCTTCCGGAACCCCAGCGCCGTAAACGCCCTCCTCGCCCACCTCTCGGAACGGCGGGGCGTAGCCTTCGAGCCGGTGACGGACGCGAGCGCGGGCGCCCTCGGGGCCGCGGCATCCTACGACGATCTGGCACGGCACTTCGAGGAGCATGTGGATATGGATGCGATTCTGGAATTTTTTATGTGAGGGACGGAACGTCCGGAACATGAGAAACTCGAAGGGTTTCGAACTGCGAACGGTTCGTTAAGGCGCGAAGTACGGGAGTTGAGTGTTGGCAACTCCCCTTCGCGGCTTCGCGTGCGGCCCTCTCAACTCGAAGGCTTTTGATGCTCGAATACCGATCATTCGGCTTTCACAAAAAAAGAAACCAGTCCCGGCTCTCTCAGATGATGAACCGGAACGCAATCCAGGCGATAAACACCATGATCGCCGAGTACTTCAGCCCCGCGACCACCCGGCCTTCGCCCATGATACCCGCTGCAAGTCCTGAGAACAATCCCTGGATAAGCGCGGAGTGGCTGAAGATCCGGTTGTAGAGGAAGAGATCCACGTTGCCCATGAACGACTGGGCCGAGCTCGAACCCGACGCGGCCACCGCCTCGCCCGCCTCCGCCATCGTGGTGAGGAAGGTGCCCGAGAGCACCCCGATCACGAAGAGGAAGACAAAGAACGACATCAGGATGATGATCATGTAGATCATCATCCCGTTTTTGCGCTCCGACTGCAGGTTGAAGAACTCGTATGCATCGTGCGCCGCCGCCCGCAGCACCTCGCTCACGTCGCCGCCGGCGGAGCTCGCGTGGGCGATCAGGTCGACGCTCCGCTCCGCGAGCGGGGTTTTCACGGCCTTCCCGAACCGGCGGATGGCCTCCACGAACGGGACGCCCCAGGACATCTCGGTATCCAGTTTGCGGATATGCGGGGTAAGCGCCCCGTACTCGCCTTCCGAGACGATATGGATGGCGTGCGGGAGCGTCATGCCCGAATCGTTCATCCCGGCAACATCGCGGAAGAAGTTCGGCAGCGACGCCTCGACGCTCGATATGCGCCACGCCTCCTTGAAATCGAGGAGGGCAAGCGGCACGATGGCGATGAGGAGCGCGAAGACGAAGAAGTCGTCGATCATCGTCGTCGTAAAGAGAGCGCCGATGCCGTAGGACGTCACCACGCTCACGAACCCGCCGATGAAGAGGAGAAGCGCGGCCGGAACGGATACGAAGAGGACGGTGTAGGGCTCCTCCATCATCACCCTGACCGGGTGTTTGAGGAACCGGTAAAACCCTTCCTGGTACTTCCGCCTGTTCTCAACCCTGCTGAAGATCTCCTGGTCCTGTTCCACGAACCGGTCGGACTCCAGTTCGACCGCCGGAACCATCTCCCCATCCGTGGGTTTCCTGTTTAAGAAATCGTTGAAAAGGTCTTTAAATCCCATATCACACCTCCGGAGTCATGGAACTGATCAGGATGACGAACATCATGCTCCCGAACGGGACGATCAGGTAGATGATGATGTAGAGGAAGAACGGGTTTGAATCGCCCGAGAGGATCGTCATCACCGACTGCAGGATGATCAAGAAGAGCATGCCGGCGACCATCGCGGTGACGTAGGACTCCGCGATCAGCCCGAGCGTCTCTAAGAACGTCTTCTGCTGCTGGTTGTTCTCGAGCGTGTACTGGTGAGCCTTGGTGCGGAAGTACTCCGTGAGGTTGCTCCCGCTGGAGATGCTCGCAACGGCTCCCTGCAAAAACTCCCGCATCCGTTCACTCGGCGTCGCCTGCGAGACCGACCGCAGGGCCTCGAGGAGATCCTTCCCGAAGAAGTCGGTCTCCCGGGAGATATAGCGCGCTTCGACAGCGCTCTCGCCGTATATCGTGCTCTGGCCGAGCAGCCGGAAGACCTCGTCGGGGGTGATCCCGGCTGAAGACATGGCGGTGACGTAGTTGATGGCGTACGGGAGGGTGGCATCGATGTTCCGGCGTCGTTCTCCCGCCTTTATACCGGGATAGAGGAGGAAGATCAGGTAGGTCAGCCCGCCGAAGACCAGGAGGGAGATGATCGTGATGGCGGCGGTGCCGAGCAGCATCTTGTAGTCGTTCAACGCGTACAGGACCTGCGGAACCGCTCCGCGGTAGACGATCATATCGGGAACCCGCAGGAGGTAGGTCAGAAGCCCGATCAGCACGGCGGCGACCAGCCCCACGGCGACCGAGGAGACGTACGCGGTCGCGAGATACGCCTCGAACGGAGTCGTCATCCGGGCCCCCATCAGGTCGTTTCGGAGGCTGATGTAGTCTCCCCGTTTCTTCTTCAGGTTGTGCCCGATCAGATTGAAGCAGAACCGTTCGTAACTGTTCATGCGGAACCACCTTCCCCGTAGAGGTCGACACGCACCCGCTGGACGACCGTCTCCGGATCGCGGAAGTAGGAGATCAGGACCTTACTCACGTCCCTGAAGTGGCGGATCTTCTTGATACGCATCCATTCAAGGACTTCCTGCCGCCGTTTCAACTCTTCGCGCATCCGCTCCTCGCTCCAGCCCCGGTCTTCCATGATCTGCTCGAGGATGTAGGATTTGCCGGAATACCGGATCTCGTCGGTTGCCGGGTGCCACCGGAAGACCTCGTTCGTGATCAGTTCGTTCGTCCGGGGATCGATGTCCAGGATCTCGATGAGCTGCTTGTTCCGCCGGATCCGCTGACCGCCGATACGGGCCTGCACCTGGATGGACATCAGGGAGAGGGCAGAGAGCATGTTCCTCGGCACGTCGATCGGCGGGTTCTCCAGACGGTGGACGGCGCTCGCCACCGAGTCGGCGTGCATCGTCGCGTAGGTGACGTGGCCGGTGCTCATCGCCTGGAAGAGGGTCAGGGCCTCCTTGCCACGGACCTCACCGACCAGGATGTACTCCGGACGCTGCCGGAGAGCGGCGCGCAGGAGTTCGTACATATCGATCTCGCCCCGCCCGTCCTGCGAGAACGAGTCGCGGGTGATGCTCGGGATCCAGTTCGGGTGAGGCAGTTTCAGTTCCCGGGTATCCTCGAGGGTGACGATCTTTGCGAGCGGCGGGATGAAGAGCGATATGGCGTTCAGGGTCGTCGTCTTTCCGGACGCCGTCCCGCCGGCAAAGATGCAGGACTTGGCGTTCTCGACCGCGAGCCAGATGAACGCGATCCCGAGCGGCGAGAAGGTGTGCCACTCGATGAGATCCGTCGGCGTGATCGGCTCCTCCCGGAACTTACGGATCGTGAACGTCGAGCCGTGTGCGGTCACTTCCGCTCCGAGCGTCATCTGGATACGCGATCCGTCGCTCATCGTGGCGTCCAGCATCGGTTCGGCGATGGAGATGTATTTCCCGGCACGCTGCGCGAGTTTCGTGACGAACGAGTCGAGCTCCACGTGATCGTGATAGATAAGGCTCGTCTTCATCGATTCGTACGTCGTATGATAGACGAATATAGCGCTGCCCACACCGTCACAGGAGATATCCTCGATGTACTTGTCGTGCATCACCGGGTCGATCAGCCCGTCGCCGAGGAACTCCTTCTCGACGTGATAGAGGATCTTCTCGCGCCCGAGAGGGTCGAGCCGGATCCCGTAGTCGGCGATGATCGTGTTCGCCGCATCGCGAAGCGCTGTGCGGGCTTCTTCGCGGGTGAGGTCACGGGAAGTGATGTTGAGCGTCTCAAAAAGCCGTTCTTTGATCTCCGCGAAGAGCATCTGCTCCCCGGGAGTGAGCACGGGCTCGATGACGTTATAGGTGTACTCGTGCGTCGTGCTGTCGTAGGTCACCCGGACATAGGCATAAGGTTCGTTCACCGGGTAGAGTTCGATCTCCTCAACCCCCGGCGACGGCCGCATCGCGAGATCGACGAGCGGACCGTGGAGCGTGGCGTTGTACTCCTCGACCGCGACGCCGACTTTCGGGACCTGAAGTTTTTTGAGGAACCCGAACCGGGGCTGCGGAACCTCTTCGACCGGGGTCACCACCTGTGCGGCGGCCGCAGCAAGCGAAGTGGAGGAGAACGACTGGGAGAAGATGTCGTCGAACTCCGATACGACCCGGGCGTTATCGACGAAATCAAAGCGGTTCTCGCCCCGGTTGATGCTCAGTTCATCGATCGTGAACGTCGCGCTCTTCGGGAGGATTAAATCCGCCAGATTTCCGAGCTCCTCGACCGTAACCACGCCGTCAGAGATCTCCTCTTCGATCCCGGGATCGTCGACCGCTTCCGCAACGCGGGGTTTCGATTGGGTGGTGCCGGATTTATCGCCCTCACGCCACCCTTTCACCCGTTCGAGGATTCCCGCGGGAGCATGGTATCCGGGGGAAGAAGCCGGCGCATCCGGCTTCGCAGCGAGTTTCTCAACCGCCGCCGGCGGATCAGCCGGCATCTCCGGCCCTGTAGGGAGATCGTCCGTCTCTACCGTCGGGGCGGAGACGACCTCTTCGGCGCCGTCCGGACTGCTCCGGCCGATCCGTTCGAGAAGCGCACGGACCGGGTCCTTCTCGGCGGATGCATGCGA from Methanoculleus chikugoensis encodes the following:
- a CDS encoding adenosylcobalamin-dependent ribonucleoside-diphosphate reductase, translated to MEFSPQARLLLESRYLLPGETPGGLFSRVADAVGGTARSREFFSLLSGLLFLPNSPTLMNAGTAAGQLSACFVLPMEDTLEGIFGTLGHMALIHQSGGGTGFSFSRLRPRGDAVNGVTGAATGPVSFMRVFDAATGAVRQGGRRRGANMGVLAASHPDIEEFVTAKQEGGLSNFNISVGVDEKFFSCLATGKEYDLTNPRDGTIWKSIDARSLWHLIAASASASGEPGVLFLDEINRRSTTPHLGSIEATNPCGEQPLYPYESCNLGSVNLARCVRKDDLDGDLLATVVRCGVDFLDAVIDVNRFPLPEIREKTLATRKIGLGVMGFAETLIRLGIPYESEEALRFAGSLMERIQETARERSEELAKEMGSFPAIEGSVFSGEMRNATVTTIAPTGSIHLIASTTSGIEPVFSLAYDRTIDGRPVSVVSDLVAGFLPGTAGGKDVAEHVRRHGTVAGLPLDEHARDLFRTAIEIAPEHHVRMQAAFQKHVDNAVSKTVNLPQSATVDEIARVFSLAHDLGCKGTTVYRYRSRPDQIFSLGCDVCRIDG
- a CDS encoding type II/IV secretion system ATPase subunit, translated to MESVDAGLPFPSPEEDETVPEVLRPVTDEMNEQPESSPVQAQQSAGIRSLIETAAMSDDSAESHASAEKDPVRALLERIGRSSPDGAEEVVSAPTVETDDLPTGPEMPADPPAAVEKLAAKPDAPASSPGYHAPAGILERVKGWREGDKSGTTQSKPRVAEAVDDPGIEEEISDGVVTVEELGNLADLILPKSATFTIDELSINRGENRFDFVDNARVVSEFDDIFSQSFSSTSLAAAAAQVVTPVEEVPQPRFGFLKKLQVPKVGVAVEEYNATLHGPLVDLAMRPSPGVEEIELYPVNEPYAYVRVTYDSTTHEYTYNVIEPVLTPGEQMLFAEIKERLFETLNITSRDLTREEARTALRDAANTIIADYGIRLDPLGREKILYHVEKEFLGDGLIDPVMHDKYIEDISCDGVGSAIFVYHTTYESMKTSLIYHDHVELDSFVTKLAQRAGKYISIAEPMLDATMSDGSRIQMTLGAEVTAHGSTFTIRKFREEPITPTDLIEWHTFSPLGIAFIWLAVENAKSCIFAGGTASGKTTTLNAISLFIPPLAKIVTLEDTRELKLPHPNWIPSITRDSFSQDGRGEIDMYELLRAALRQRPEYILVGEVRGKEALTLFQAMSTGHVTYATMHADSVASAVHRLENPPIDVPRNMLSALSLMSIQVQARIGGQRIRRNKQLIEILDIDPRTNELITNEVFRWHPATDEIRYSGKSYILEQIMEDRGWSEERMREELKRRQEVLEWMRIKKIRHFRDVSKVLISYFRDPETVVQRVRVDLYGEGGSA
- a CDS encoding cobyric acid synthase, coding for MSLIVLGTASHVGKSVTVAALCRALHRRGIPVAPFKSQNMSLNSYVTADGSEIGIAQAVQAFAAGVEPEADMNPVLLKPRADSVSQVVLLGRPYKDVQIRDYYRETDTLLTEAVAAFERLRRRFGNVVVEGAGGAAEVNLYDRDIANIRLARSLRLPILLVADIERGGVFAQVYGTLALLPEDIRPLVAGVIVNKFRGDPGLFASGVTKLEELTGVPVLGVVPFADIPLPSEDSLSIADKRERSTARPVRIAVLRLPRIANFTDFELLEEHATVDYVPPGATLSGYDCIILPGTKNTVEDLAVLNRHGVGEELRLARKRGVPIIGICGGYQMLGSRIVDAGIESENLAEYPGFGLLDVVTAFSGYRKTTVQVRRRATGPGPILTAMEEVEGYEIHMGETERGELPEAFAGEGAATPDGLVFGTYMHGLFRNPSAVNALLAHLSERRGVAFEPVTDASAGALGAAASYDDLARHFEEHVDMDAILEFFM
- a CDS encoding type II secretion system F family protein, encoding MNSYERFCFNLIGHNLKKKRGDYISLRNDLMGARMTTPFEAYLATAYVSSVAVGLVAAVLIGLLTYLLRVPDMIVYRGAVPQVLYALNDYKMLLGTAAITIISLLVFGGLTYLIFLLYPGIKAGERRRNIDATLPYAINYVTAMSSAGITPDEVFRLLGQSTIYGESAVEARYISRETDFFGKDLLEALRSVSQATPSERMREFLQGAVASISSGSNLTEYFRTKAHQYTLENNQQQKTFLETLGLIAESYVTAMVAGMLFLIILQSVMTILSGDSNPFFLYIIIYLIVPFGSMMFVILISSMTPEV
- a CDS encoding type II secretion system F family protein, with protein sequence MGFKDLFNDFLNRKPTDGEMVPAVELESDRFVEQDQEIFSRVENRRKYQEGFYRFLKHPVRVMMEEPYTVLFVSVPAALLLFIGGFVSVVTSYGIGALFTTTMIDDFFVFALLIAIVPLALLDFKEAWRISSVEASLPNFFRDVAGMNDSGMTLPHAIHIVSEGEYGALTPHIRKLDTEMSWGVPFVEAIRRFGKAVKTPLAERSVDLIAHASSAGGDVSEVLRAAAHDAYEFFNLQSERKNGMMIYMIIILMSFFVFLFVIGVLSGTFLTTMAEAGEAVAASGSSSAQSFMGNVDLFLYNRIFSHSALIQGLFSGLAAGIMGEGRVVAGLKYSAIMVFIAWIAFRFII